A genomic window from Candidatus Binatia bacterium includes:
- a CDS encoding LuxR C-terminal-related transcriptional regulator yields MRGCVLVGARHTLSFETLEWWAEAPRARATLTGRGTEILRLITKCFSLAEIASLLSISAHTVTSHVRRIYEKLEVNSRSEAVYDAVEQGLIRMDE; encoded by the coding sequence ATGAGGGGATGCGTTTTGGTGGGCGCTCGGCATACGCTGAGTTTCGAGACTTTGGAATGGTGGGCGGAGGCTCCCAGGGCACGGGCGACGCTCACCGGTCGCGGAACGGAGATTCTCCGGCTCATCACGAAGTGTTTCAGCTTGGCGGAGATCGCATCCCTGCTGTCGATCTCGGCCCACACCGTGACCTCCCACGTTCGGCGCATCTACGAGAAGCTCGAGGTGAATTCCCGCAGCGAGGCCGTATACGACGCCGTCGAGCAG
- a CDS encoding phosphomannomutase/phosphoglucomutase, with translation MTPTIFREYDIRGVAGEEFDASFAWALGRAFGSRVRRLHPEREVLVAVGRDCRLTSDEYANALIRGLVECGVQVLDIGQCPTPLLYFSLFHYSVDGGVEVTASHNAADYNGFKMCLGRDSMHGEAITSLRGEIEARNFVDGEGCVETAEILEPYLDYCKKQFGTLPRRLKVVADAGNGVGGPVGPRVLENLGCEVIALHCEPDGRFPNHHPDPTVEENLEDLIRTVAAEGADLGVAFDGDADRLGVVAPGGKILWGDELLVIFAREILARRPGSVVISEVKCSRRLFDEVTRLGGRPIMWKAGHSLIKAKMKETDAVVGAEMSGHLFFGDRFFGYDDAVYAAARLIEILASTDGKLVDLLAGLPEAHATPELRVDCSDTTKFAVAARVTELLRADWPVNDIDGVRADFGDGWGLVRASNTQPALVLRFEAGSEARRDELRALVEAVVAKARAEIEGGSPEIP, from the coding sequence ATGACACCCACGATCTTCCGCGAGTACGACATTCGCGGCGTCGCCGGGGAGGAGTTCGACGCTAGTTTCGCATGGGCCCTCGGCCGCGCCTTCGGGTCGCGCGTCCGGCGGCTTCATCCCGAGCGGGAGGTGTTGGTGGCGGTCGGGCGCGACTGTCGGCTCACGTCGGACGAGTACGCGAATGCGCTGATCCGAGGGCTCGTCGAGTGTGGTGTGCAGGTCCTGGACATCGGACAGTGCCCGACCCCGCTGCTGTACTTCTCCCTCTTCCACTACTCGGTCGATGGAGGCGTCGAGGTGACCGCGAGCCACAATGCGGCCGATTACAACGGCTTCAAGATGTGCCTCGGGCGAGACTCGATGCACGGCGAGGCCATCACCTCGCTGCGCGGCGAGATCGAGGCGCGGAACTTCGTCGACGGAGAGGGTTGCGTCGAGACGGCCGAGATCCTCGAGCCCTACCTCGACTACTGCAAAAAGCAGTTCGGAACGCTGCCGCGTCGCCTCAAGGTAGTCGCCGATGCGGGCAACGGTGTTGGCGGCCCTGTGGGACCAAGGGTTCTGGAGAACCTCGGGTGTGAGGTGATCGCTCTGCACTGCGAACCCGACGGCCGGTTCCCGAACCACCATCCGGACCCCACGGTCGAGGAGAACCTCGAAGACCTCATCCGCACCGTCGCCGCGGAAGGCGCAGACCTGGGCGTCGCGTTCGACGGAGATGCCGACCGATTGGGTGTCGTCGCGCCGGGCGGGAAGATTCTGTGGGGAGACGAACTGCTGGTGATCTTCGCCCGGGAGATCCTGGCGCGCCGTCCCGGCAGCGTCGTCATCAGCGAGGTGAAGTGCTCGCGGCGGCTCTTCGACGAGGTCACGCGGCTCGGAGGTCGGCCGATCATGTGGAAGGCCGGCCACTCCCTGATCAAGGCTAAGATGAAGGAGACCGACGCCGTGGTGGGCGCGGAGATGAGCGGACACCTGTTCTTCGGGGATCGGTTCTTCGGCTACGACGATGCCGTTTACGCCGCGGCGCGCCTCATCGAAATCCTCGCCAGCACCGACGGCAAGCTGGTGGACCTACTCGCGGGTCTCCCTGAGGCGCACGCCACGCCTGAGCTTCGGGTGGACTGTTCCGACACGACGAAGTTCGCCGTGGCCGCTCGGGTGACCGAACTTCTGCGCGCCGACTGGCCGGTGAACGACATCGACGGGGTGCGCGCCGACTTCGGCGACGGCTGGGGCCTCGTGCGGGCGTCGAACACTCAGCCCGCCCTGGTCCTCCGCTTCGAAGCGGGGAGTGAAGCCCGTCGCGACGAGCTTCGTGCCCTGGTGGAGGCGGTCGTGGCGAAGGCGCGGGCCGAGATCGAGGGTGGCTCCCCGGAGATCCCCTGA
- the pdxA gene encoding 4-hydroxythreonine-4-phosphate dehydrogenase PdxA, whose amino-acid sequence MAEQKLPALAITLGDPAGIGPEVALRALVAPRRLKARALLVGDVAATQACIRRLKSPLRVVPMSLEDVVREGVPSGSSVALVPPGVKSPLPPLRATQRRPGKPGRAGAKVAFEAIRTSVHLAKLGVVGALCTAPVSKEWFARAGVARTGHTEILGKECGVDDVRMMMAVDDLRVVLATIHLPLRGVARALDVDGIADTIEMTAEHLRRWWGIRRPRIAVAALNPHAGDGGIYGDEEARIIAPALRRARRRGIAATGPYPADTLFSALGPPADAIIAMYHDQGLVPIKQRDVHRAVNVTLGLPFVRTSPDHGTAYDLAGKGRADPSSMRAALELALELAPAHRR is encoded by the coding sequence ATGGCGGAGCAGAAGCTTCCAGCTCTAGCGATCACGCTGGGTGATCCCGCCGGGATCGGCCCGGAGGTTGCTCTCCGCGCGCTGGTCGCGCCGCGCCGGCTGAAGGCCCGCGCCCTTCTGGTGGGCGACGTCGCTGCCACGCAGGCCTGCATACGTCGGCTGAAGTCGCCGCTCAGGGTCGTGCCGATGTCTCTGGAGGATGTGGTTCGCGAGGGGGTGCCTTCGGGCAGCTCGGTGGCTCTCGTCCCTCCCGGAGTGAAGAGCCCACTGCCGCCTCTGCGGGCCACGCAGCGCAGGCCGGGAAAGCCCGGTCGCGCGGGAGCGAAGGTTGCCTTCGAGGCGATTCGCACCTCGGTGCATCTTGCGAAGCTGGGTGTCGTGGGCGCCCTTTGCACGGCGCCGGTCAGTAAGGAGTGGTTCGCGCGCGCCGGCGTCGCCCGGACCGGACATACCGAGATCCTCGGCAAAGAGTGCGGCGTTGACGACGTTCGAATGATGATGGCGGTGGACGATCTGCGGGTGGTGCTCGCGACGATCCATCTTCCGCTTCGCGGCGTCGCACGTGCCCTCGACGTGGATGGTATCGCCGACACGATCGAGATGACGGCCGAGCACCTGCGTCGCTGGTGGGGGATCCGTCGCCCTCGTATCGCCGTCGCGGCGCTCAACCCCCACGCGGGCGATGGCGGCATCTATGGAGACGAGGAGGCTCGGATCATTGCGCCGGCGCTCCGCCGTGCGCGCCGGCGGGGCATCGCGGCGACGGGGCCCTACCCGGCCGACACCCTCTTTTCCGCCCTCGGACCGCCTGCCGACGCGATCATCGCGATGTACCACGACCAGGGGCTCGTCCCGATCAAGCAGCGCGACGTCCACCGTGCGGTGAACGTGACGCTCGGCCTGCCGTTCGTGCGGACCTCACCCGATCATGGCACAGCCTACGATCTCGCGGGGAAAGGGCGTGCCGACCCGAGCAGCATGCGAGCTGCGTTGGAACTCGCTCTCGAACTCGCGCCAGCGCATCGGCGGTAG
- a CDS encoding peptidylprolyl isomerase: MTRAFVVGLVMAACVLSLGRLPEAGAMVVDRIVATVDGSPITQFELERFIRLNGGVDPNSVTKQDRAKALEMLIGETLVRLESRRLGLGVSQQDVDLYIEEIKRGNNLDESTLTEALAQQGFTVETYKVQVAKELLKNQLIMRQIRDKVQVTSGDVQKFYVDNKEMFAKTGSVHIRQIFFVLSPQASEQEQQQVAMVAQRVVQELQAGRPFPAVAKKYSQGPEAADGGSLGWMEKGQMIPQLEQIAFSLRKGEVGPPVRTGAGVHILTVDDTKASEYVPLADVEAQITERLYGEAVEERFQDYVESDLTQGHSIVRRLDPASVAAPGATTAEEPSESDGGAEASSSSDHAG, translated from the coding sequence ATGACTCGTGCCTTCGTGGTTGGGCTGGTGATGGCGGCCTGTGTGCTGTCCCTCGGTCGTCTCCCCGAGGCGGGGGCGATGGTGGTCGATCGGATTGTCGCAACCGTGGACGGTTCGCCCATCACACAGTTCGAGCTGGAGCGGTTCATCCGCCTGAATGGGGGCGTCGACCCCAACTCGGTGACCAAGCAAGACCGCGCCAAGGCCCTCGAGATGCTGATCGGCGAAACGCTCGTTCGGCTCGAGAGCCGTCGGCTGGGCCTGGGGGTCTCGCAGCAGGACGTCGATCTCTACATCGAGGAGATCAAGCGCGGGAACAATCTCGACGAGTCGACCCTCACCGAGGCGCTCGCCCAACAGGGGTTCACGGTGGAGACCTACAAGGTTCAGGTCGCGAAGGAGCTCCTGAAGAACCAGCTCATCATGCGCCAGATCCGCGACAAGGTTCAGGTAACGTCGGGCGACGTTCAGAAGTTCTACGTCGACAACAAGGAGATGTTTGCGAAGACCGGGTCGGTGCACATTCGCCAGATCTTCTTCGTCTTGTCCCCGCAGGCCTCGGAGCAAGAGCAGCAGCAGGTCGCGATGGTGGCCCAACGGGTGGTCCAAGAGCTCCAGGCCGGGCGGCCCTTCCCGGCCGTCGCGAAGAAGTACTCGCAGGGCCCTGAAGCGGCAGACGGGGGAAGTCTCGGCTGGATGGAGAAGGGCCAGATGATCCCGCAGCTCGAACAGATCGCGTTCTCGCTGCGCAAAGGAGAGGTTGGCCCGCCCGTGCGAACCGGGGCCGGCGTCCACATCCTCACGGTGGACGATACGAAGGCCAGTGAATACGTGCCGCTCGCCGACGTGGAAGCGCAGATCACGGAGCGCCTCTACGGGGAGGCGGTCGAAGAGCGTTTCCAGGACTACGTCGAGTCGGACCTGACGCAGGGCCACTCGATCGTGCGTCGTCTCGATCCGGCGAGCGTCGCCGCGCCGGGCGCGACGACGGCCGAGGAGCCGTCGGAATCTGATGGCGGAGCAGAAGCTTCCAGCTCTAGCGATCACGCTGGGTGA
- a CDS encoding HAD-IA family hydrolase codes for MDLPRRPQDVIFDMDGVLLDTERIYTEVTQAIVGRWGKTFDWSIKSQMVGRPSIESARYLVTTLDLPITAEQYLEEREVVFQTRMPEADPMPGAVDLVRSLSERGVPMAVATSSQRDVFDLKTRRHGDWFELFDQIVLGDDPRIQRGKPAPDIFLLAAAGLGADPTTCLVFEDAPAGVEAALAAGMMVVGVPDPGMDARLLGKAHHITKSLNDIPVTSIGPSEKG; via the coding sequence ATGGACCTCCCCCGCCGCCCACAGGACGTCATTTTCGACATGGACGGCGTCCTCCTCGACACCGAGCGGATCTACACCGAGGTCACGCAGGCCATCGTCGGCCGGTGGGGCAAGACCTTCGACTGGTCGATCAAGAGCCAGATGGTCGGCCGCCCCTCGATCGAATCGGCTCGCTACCTCGTTACGACACTCGATCTTCCCATCACCGCCGAGCAGTACCTCGAGGAGCGCGAAGTCGTCTTCCAGACCCGCATGCCCGAGGCCGACCCCATGCCGGGCGCCGTGGATCTCGTTCGGTCTTTATCCGAGCGCGGCGTCCCGATGGCCGTTGCCACCAGCTCGCAACGCGACGTGTTCGACCTAAAGACGAGGCGGCACGGCGACTGGTTCGAGCTGTTCGATCAGATCGTCCTCGGCGACGATCCCCGAATCCAACGCGGGAAGCCCGCTCCGGACATCTTCCTGCTCGCCGCCGCCGGACTCGGAGCCGACCCGACCACCTGCCTGGTCTTCGAGGATGCCCCGGCCGGCGTCGAGGCCGCGCTCGCAGCCGGGATGATGGTCGTCGGCGTCCCCGACCCGGGCATGGACGCGAGGCTGCTCGGGAAGGCCCATCACATCACAAAATCCCTGAACGATATCCCGGTGACCTCGATCGGCCCGAGCGAGAAGGGGTAG
- a CDS encoding NUDIX hydrolase — MASKTMDAATVVLVRDGAEGLELLMVRRDSRIAFAGGHWVFPGGRVDDDDRTGSAGEIQTARRTAVREAKEEAGLTLDENALVPFSHWTPPEIAPKRYITWFFLAAATTDAVLIDDHEIRDHAWMRPADALERRNRGEIELSPPTWITLEQLAPLADVEDTLRWARQNEPQRFATHVAMTEGGAVALYHGDAGYETSDADAPGPRHRLWMVADGWRYERS, encoded by the coding sequence ATGGCGTCGAAGACGATGGACGCCGCAACGGTCGTGCTCGTTCGCGATGGCGCCGAGGGACTCGAACTCCTCATGGTCCGCCGCGATTCGCGGATCGCTTTCGCCGGAGGCCATTGGGTCTTCCCCGGCGGGCGCGTCGACGACGATGACCGCACCGGGTCGGCAGGCGAGATCCAGACCGCCCGCCGCACCGCCGTCCGCGAAGCTAAGGAAGAAGCCGGTCTCACGTTGGACGAGAACGCCCTCGTCCCGTTCTCCCATTGGACGCCGCCCGAGATCGCGCCCAAGCGCTACATCACCTGGTTCTTCCTCGCCGCCGCGACGACGGATGCCGTCCTGATCGACGACCACGAGATCCGCGACCACGCCTGGATGCGGCCCGCCGACGCCCTGGAGCGTCGCAACAGGGGCGAGATCGAACTCAGCCCGCCCACGTGGATTACGCTCGAACAACTCGCGCCGCTGGCCGACGTCGAGGATACCCTGCGCTGGGCGAGGCAGAACGAGCCGCAGCGCTTCGCGACTCACGTCGCCATGACCGAAGGCGGAGCGGTGGCCCTGTACCACGGAGACGCCGGGTACGAGACGTCCGACGCCGATGCGCCCGGCCCGCGGCACCGCCTCTGGATGGTAGCCGACGGCTGGCGCTACGAACGAAGCTAA
- a CDS encoding class I SAM-dependent methyltransferase produces MAKFTTLTNDLYAYMSGHRSDRDPLLAKLVEETKGLGPISMMQIAPDQGALLSLLTRISGTRNAIEIGTFTGYSALSIARGLPADGTLLCCDSSEEWTAIARKYFELAGLTDKIELRIGPALETLDQMDRSEQFDLAFIDADKTNYSAYYEDLLPRLRPGGLMLFDNVLWGGSIIDVTNTQDGTKAIRALNDQVRDDPRLETVMLPVGDGLTIARKRHAEEMD; encoded by the coding sequence ATGGCGAAGTTCACAACGCTGACTAACGATCTGTACGCCTACATGTCCGGCCATCGGAGCGATCGGGATCCTCTCCTGGCGAAGCTGGTGGAGGAGACGAAGGGTCTCGGGCCCATTTCGATGATGCAGATTGCGCCCGACCAGGGTGCCTTGCTGTCGCTGCTCACGCGGATCTCCGGCACCCGGAATGCGATCGAGATCGGTACCTTCACCGGCTACAGCGCGCTGTCGATCGCGCGCGGACTCCCGGCGGACGGCACCCTCCTGTGCTGCGATTCCAGTGAGGAATGGACAGCGATCGCCCGGAAGTACTTCGAGCTTGCGGGCCTCACCGACAAGATCGAGCTTCGGATCGGACCGGCGCTCGAGACCCTGGACCAGATGGATCGCTCGGAACAGTTCGACCTCGCCTTCATCGACGCCGACAAGACGAACTACTCGGCCTACTACGAGGATCTGCTGCCGCGGCTGCGGCCGGGCGGATTGATGCTGTTCGACAACGTCCTCTGGGGTGGAAGCATCATCGACGTTACGAACACGCAGGATGGCACGAAAGCGATCCGCGCCTTGAACGACCAGGTTCGGGACGACCCGCGGCTCGAGACTGTCATGCTTCCGGTGGGCGACGGTCTCACGATCGCCCGCAAGCGCCACGCCGAAGAGATGGACTGA